Part of the Mya arenaria isolate MELC-2E11 chromosome 8, ASM2691426v1 genome, GGATATTAtcgaattaatatttttagtgtttGACACGgtaaattatcttttttatttcactctATTTAAAACAGATAGTCATGTTTTACTTACAAATTTATAGAGTTAagcttaaacattttatttcgaaCAAGTTTAAGGGTATAATTCCATGTCGGTTTCCGCTTGTTCGCTTTAAGGTTGACTCGCCCAACAAAAAAATCCGTAACTGATATGCATCAGGTGCGCTAAATATATTCATGTAACCGCtgagtttgatttttttaacatttgggaGTAGTATTTCAATACGATTTGCGCGTAAATCTTTGTTAACCTTGAGGATTTTACATTCAGCTGAGATAGCTCTAGTTGGTTACCAGCGAGATTTAAGAACATGtgctttaaacaaaattagcGAACTTCTGTGTTGGTTTTAACGTTAGAAATTGaggtaaatatatcatttgtttaactgttgtttattGGTACGTAGGCTAGAAGTTATAGAAAAGTCTACACACATACCTAGCTTTAATGTTTAACAATCATACGTTATATATGAACCTTTcgttaaataaacatgaacaataaaCATCTGTGTTTCGTTACTTTCGTTTTAAAGctccactctcacagatggaacgttttgacaacttttttattttttgtcttggaacgagccactgtttgcgaaaatccatggacatcctgctgacaaaaaatagatcgcttattttttacattacaattgatgttttatgcattcttcttaaaccgttaggccataaaacattaattttcgaacggaaatatgaaaatctacgatctgatcttttgtcagcaatcttatatcattggtttgcagatatttacgcaaatatttgctctttccaagacaaaaaataaaaaaaggttgtaaatctgtgagagtgcagcttttattaatgcttttaaattcaaatagattaaacattatgttaagtaaagtataattcaatattttttgattGATAAAAGCAGAAAGTTTAGCTTAATTTGTATCGATAAGGGAGGCGCATCaagttttgcatttaatttgtCTTCAAAGATGGAGGTATCCGGAAAGAGACGTGACCCTGACATTGACAAAGGCTGCGGAGAAAAAACACAGATGGAGGTATCTGGAAAGAAACGTGATCCTGACCTTGACAAGGGCTGCGGAGAAGAAACACAGATGGAGGTATCTGGAAGGAGACGTGACCCTGGCCTTGACAAGGCCTGCGGAGAAGAAACACAGATGGAGGTATCTGGAAAGAGACGTGATCCTGACCTTGACAAGGGCTCCGCAGACACAACTGTCTACTGCCAGCCGTGCGAAGAGGGCGGGAAACGGGCTGTAGGGTATGGCTTCTGTCAGACCTGCAAGGAGTACATGTGTGATCCTTGTATCGAGGCCCATACGATGTTCAAGGTGTCCAGGAACCACATTATTTTGTCCAAAGAGAAGATGCTGTCCTTCTACCAAGCAGCCAAGCAGGTCAATATCTGCGACACGGAGTATTGTAAAGTCCATACAAATGCGATGGTAAAGTTTTACTGCCCGACCCACAGGTCCCTTAGCTGTGGTATATGTGTCGTTTTTGATCATAGCAGCTGTAAACTCGACTACATTGTTGACGTGACTAAAGAGTTCGTCAATGGAAAAGAATTTATACAGCTTAGACTATTGATTAACCGAGCTGATGACCTACTATCTGGGTCCACTACCAATGTCAAGGAACTTTTGGACGAGGTcgaaaatcattcaaaaaatgaGATCGAAAGACTGATAATGTTCCGGGCTGAAATCAATGCCTATCTCGATTGCCGTGAGAGGGAGTTACGTGATAGCATGCAGAAAATGAAAGACGAAGACGTTAGTCAGCTAAATTCACTTAACACTGATTGTCAGTCGGCGAAAGCTGAACTTGAAGCCATGATGTCAGAGCTGAATTCGGGGAAGTTATCAGTGCACCAACGGTACATGGCGGCGCGGATAGTCAAGATGGAGCTACCGAAGATTCTGGACGAGATTGAGAAGATGGCTGGCCGGATGAAGATCCGTAAGTTCCGGTTCAAGAGGGATCCGGAAACAGGGCGTCTGCTTGAATCGAAAACTCCTCTTGGGACAGTTGACATAGAGGGTGAGTTTCTTAGGgaaaaatatatcatactaTTTAATACTTTATTATAGATCAGTACACGGACCGAGTTCTATAAACACAGGACATTGTAGGGATAGCGACGCACCTCAAATGACTTCAAATAATGAAAGATTTTGACGACGCGAAAGCagtttttaaatctttaaaacaattacGGGGGAATGTACTTATtttcaagtaaaataaatacattgtttaactATACATACCATTACTTTATTAttcccccctcccccacccacccccatgtcggtctgtctgtcggtagATCAAACCATGTCAAATTGATATCTAGAGTCTGATGTTATTCGTCTGCaaattgaaatttcaaaaaagacttgtttattttaattccaTTAAATTACTCAGAATGATTTTTTAAGAAAGATcaattactgtttaaaaaaaattaattggtctgaaattattttcatatattatttttataaatatctaaaatgtCATAACATGTATGGCGGTCGTTTTGGATTTTGTCGGCAATTTTGGATTTTTCAGAGTGGGTCTCGGGctcatttttttagtttgtaCTTAAGATTTAGTGTTCAAAATTTGCTTCTTTTCCCGTATTCTGGTAACGATCTGACTGGACATTTGGCCTACGCTCCACAAACTTAGTAGGGTGGTTGGTCATGACCGACCGATGACCCCAATTGATTTTGAGGTGAGTAGGTCGAAGGGTCACGGTCACGGTGAcctttttaaatagtattacaATCATCAGTGTTTTTTGAGAATCATTCCATTTTTTTGCATCTTAAACAATGTACGAGGTAAACGGTGCTGTTCGTCTTAATACTAGTATTTTTCGTTTTCCACTGAGCTATATCATTTCCTGATTAAGTACAACTAGAAATTTACTagacttttaaattatttcaaaaaacatttaccAGTTTCAGGATTATCcctacatatatattaaagctgcactctcaccgattggctatttgacaacttttctgtTTTGGAACGAACCAAtatatgcgaaaatgcatgcgaaaatgcatggaaaccagtcatataagactgcagACAAAAAATTGGAtcgcattttttttcattttagttccaaaattaatgttttatgcatttttcttaaaccgttagctacgctttaagacataaaacattaattttcgaacggatatatgaatatctgcggtctgatcttttgtcagcagtcatttatcactggtttgcagatattgacgCAAACATGTGcccattctaagacaaaaaaaaataaaaaaaagttgtgaaaactgtaaatctgtggaatgcagctttaaagccatTAAACACctataatatgaatattttaagcaaaaataaacttctttaagaaaaatataccaaattgtatttaaaaaggaTGTCTTGACGTCATTAGTATTTGAGCAAAGAACGACATAGTAAGCATTTAGCATATgttttccggtggtttataaagatttatcagtTAAGGATAAGTGACTTTCTCTGTTTCAAACACAACAGTATCTGGACATGTACCTGTAAATAAGTTTAGGATGTGGAAtcgaaatacatgtataaaatggcaTGCGACGCCTAAAAATTCTGTCCCGAAACCATCTTAAAACGACATAAATTTAGAAGTTATTAAAGAAGTATGAATAACGAAGAGCCCTCATACAAATTATAgcttttgttaaaaatacatatatgtcaaAAAAAGGTAATGTCTTGTTTTGATATTGCTAAAACGCATACACGTCTAAAgagatttaaatgatttatacaaCAATTTAAAGAATATATGTTCATCATCGCCTTTTTGTTTCTTCCTAATACCAGTTATCCCTAAAACATACAGGAGagtattttaatgttatatcgTAAGCAATTAAAACCTCTAGAACAGTTGTTCCAttgagtttgttttttgttttccttaCCAGGCCATGTTCCTGACCTTGCTACTGTGACATGGAAGAAAAAGGCTAACATCTACGTCAGAACGTCACTGGACCGGAATTCCTGCTTCATCACCGGTTCCACAATGCTTTCGCCTGGACTCCTTCTCATGACAGACCGCTACAACAACAGTGTCAAACTAGTGGATGTTACCACCCGCGCGATCACTTCTCAACTCCAGCTGCCAGACAGGCCTTGGGACGTCTGCGCGATCCCCGATGACCAGGCTGCCGTCACTCTCCCAGCAAAATCAATGATCCAGCTATTTTCTTCAAAGGGATGCCAGTTGTCGTATGGAAAGCAAATAAATGTTTCCTGTGATTGCCATGGTATTGTGTTTATGAACAACAAATTATATGTATCTTACATAACAAACCCGCGTATTGAAGTAATGACAATAGATGGTCAGATAGttactaaatttaaaaatagaatttggAAACAACTTTTCCGAAAACCATATTACCTGACAATGTCAGCTTCTACACCGCCGACCATATACGTGTCTGACAATGGTTCTAACAGTGTCCTACAGCTTTCCCTGGACGGGAAGGTCTTGCGAGAATACCGGGACAAGCAGCTCCGTAGTCCCATGTCCGTGGTGAAGGTATGGCCTGGCCATCTGCTCGTTTGTGGTGAGATTAGCCTAAACTTGATGCTTCTGACGGAGGGAGACGGCAAGATGACGGAAATACTGCGAAAAATTGATGGACTGTCCAAGCCCTACTCAGTGGCCTTCTGTCCGCACACACGTTGTTTACTTGTAGGGATGGGCAGTTATGACTCACTTAAGGTCTTTAAAGCGTAGTTATATTGTTTCCCCTGATCCAATCTTTTTCGGGAGACATTATCTCACGTTTAAGCAAGCAGAAAACGTCCATTTTTACGAGTGGCAAactcgtgaaatataacttataGTGCTCACACAGTGAACTATATCgcatcttacactgaaacaaacaattccatttttatgtttttgtcgAATGATAATCATCAGGTgctatattgtaataattaaacGAAATGTTTAATTTAGTTCCTCGAATTAGTTGCCGAAACGTACCTAAttattgtgttgtttatatgtgcccttttcatgtatattttgttgttcacATCGTCGTTTTGTTCcttataaatatcaattcatctACCAGAATGCTTCGAAAAGTTTAAAGAAAGCTTTGAATGTGAAgaataagtaagtaagtaagtaaattgtttattatagtgacatgtgtacatagcataataacatttcataatgaatagttttacatttacaCCCTATATGTCACCTATTTATCGGCGGTATATGGAGAATATTtagttaaaactaaaattatatgTAATTTAGTAAAGTTTAGAACAAGAAATAATCGACTATCAGTTGAAGTAGGAAGCTGATATATGATAGAAAATGTGGACTAtgtgataaaaacagtattggtgATGAATTCCATTATGTACTAGAAGGTagctatttaacaaaatatagaaTAAGATTTATTTAGGGAAAATTATACCAATATcctaatgttttgaaatgtaaagaaattatgaaaatcgATCccaaagaaaatgtaaataaatttggTTTAGAGTATAACACTCTGTTTTCTTCcataataaaatgtgtatttgtatgaacagatttaataagtttcaataacTTAAACGTATTAATAATCAGGAAAATCTGAATAAATATCAGTATTATTATGttcaatatgtttgtaatgcctcgttatgttgtattatattttttttattcattctcattttgtcatgtatttttgaCACGAGTAAagttgattaaacttgaaacttggaGAAAGATAAATCACCGAACGAATGATCAACTAGAAATGACAATTGATTAATAAGTATTGTCTTAAATCATGTCGAAAatatgtagtcaagtacgccgTAAGAGTTTCTCTATCTGCTGAACTTGTAttataaaagttaaatgaaacTGAACTATATAGTTATGTGTCGTATATAACAAAACGGCAAGTATCACCATTTGACGTTCAGTGTTACAATGAAATAGCGTTCTTGCCCTCTGTGACATTATtctgtgtgttgttttttatcttacacTAAAGGGTCTGGGGAAGTTAAAGAGTTCCAAGACAAGTCAAATCCCTAAACCAGTCCACGTTCGGAGCATAATTTCTTCGGTTTCCTATCGAGCTTAGTTACCATGCCTAACACTCTTTTATAACGTACGTTGTTCAAACGGTTAAACTGTTTTGTTAAGGACACCTGCCATACtactatattacatatattgttGTCAGGTTATCAcagtggtaagcgcactcgATTCTCACCACCGCGAGGACGGGTTAGACTCTCGGTCGTGATTGTGGTCACCAAACCGGACAAGTAGATTTTCACCGGTACCCTTGTTTCCCCAAGAGACAATACCACATTCTTGTGCAACATCGTTCCAACGAGAGTCATTaattataagtaaatataacttCCTTTAATGTCATTGTAAAACAAGAGCTACACACTAAGTGACGAATGCACCCGAAGTGTTATATAGTTcaacaatcgtaacaactcggccatctccggcaagcttcgctATAGActtcgtaaatagtagtaaggatatacgaaaatGTGATTAGGTCGCCGGCGGTTAACACTattttcaatccgcgtaaagaaggcccattgagCTGTAAtaaacaacaaggaaatggattttGTTGATACATTATATGTGCTTGTTTCAGAGAAGATATTAATTGtaacctcaaagaatgttcacatttgaatatttagatgtttttctTATACCTGAAACACACTGTTTCCACTAGAAAACTCGTTAGTACACATGAATCGTTCATGACAGTAATCGAAATGAACATAGTCTATGGCATGCATAATATAATGCATCGTATGCAATGCATGTACGGGctaaatgtcagcattttctcAATCCGAGTAGGATTACCCTACGAAAAGTAAGTTTTAAGTTATATTGCCATCAATTGCCAATAGCCAATGCAAAATCCGcaataagttatactttgcttATTTTTCAGCTTTACTTGCCATTATAACAACATGTCTATCCGATCTCTAAAATGCATTGCTTGCATTGTGCTGGGGGCGAGGTCTGGATTAGCCACTCAGTTTATTCAATGGGTAAAGTACAATACAGAGTGCGTGTGATTAAAGGCCGAGTTAGCTAAAGTGGCAGAACTGTActtgtatttcaataatatttttcacGGCAGATCGGATTCAGTCAATGAATATCTTTCTACGATAAAATTAGGCGATATCTTCgtctacatttaaatacatgaaatgattgGAGACTGTCAACGTGTCATTTATTTTCGCGAGTTCGAACAAACGTCTTTATATGGACAATTCGAGAAGACTAGCACATCACAACACTGCATTATCTTTGCAAAAGTTAAAAGACaaccaaaaatgaaataatgacgTTATAATTACCTTGAACTGGAAGTTATCCATTAAATCACTATGACCACATTTTTTATGCCCTCTCACATGGGTCATGCAAATGCAAAACAGGagttaaaatgtatcaaaagttctcttgattaaaatgaaaatgatatgacAACAAAACTCATTATTACCTCCACATATTTGACAGAGACtaccaaatgattaaaaaaaatctttaactatttacttttttctgcaaatttctTATTGACTATTCATTATGAGgaggaaaaaaacacaccaaggGCGACAAGTGTTCTTACCATTAGCATTCGCTCTACACGTTTTGTTCCCATTTTGATGTAATTAAATACCTGTTCTCAAACACTCTTAGAGcgagaaaaataaacaaataaaaagaaaaaatgtaaatataaggattgattcttattttatGTGTGGGATCATGCGGTAGGAACGCTCGGATAAAAATAAAGCGAATGAAGGTCCGGATGGGCCGGgtaaaaaaagttgccaaaacggtcaactgtgagagtgcagctttgaagtATTGATTATGATCCAACGAGTACCCTGGTACATCAGTACTGTTAATAACATAATATGGCTCTATTGTGTCCAAACCAAAAGCTAGTTAGAAGAAGATACAATCTATTGAACAATGAAATGCTCCAGTAGTACAGGTATAACATTAGAGATGGCGCGTCAAGACAATGATGCTTTGCATGGCGATCAAATGACAAGCACTTCAGGTTACGACAGGCCAGGATGAGCTAGGTCATCATGgtccaaaataaataatgatctGGTTAATCAAACGGGTCAAACAAGATCGTCTACACGATATGCATACATTAACTTTATTAAAGCGAAATAATCGTGGGCGAGCTTCAAATTTAACCATGTTTGTTCACGATGTGGGGCAAGGCATGCAGAGATACATTTGAGTCAATCCCCACCAATCAGGAGTGCAAATATAACCCCTGGAAACACCAATTCAGAGGAAGGGGGGCATGGTTTGAGTACATCTCAACTTCCGGTGGATAGATTTTTTAATTACGCTCTGAAGTTTTCTTTAATACATTTCATAGAAAAGAATTTTTTGGGGGGAAATTGCAATTGATGGTTGCATTATGCATTGCCAGGCGAGTGCTGATGTTGCATTGACTATTGGCAATTGGTGGTTGTATGATTGCGTTGCGATGCATTGCCAGGAGAATGATGATGTTGCATTGACTATTGACAACTGGTGGTTGCATGATTGCGTTGCGTTGCATTGCCATAAGATAGCGGATTTTGTATTGGCTATTGGCAATTGGTGTTTGTATTATTCATTGCCAGGAGATTGCGGATTGTATTGCGGATTTTGCATTGAATATTGGCAATAGGATCGGTTAAATGCAGACAGTAGTTGCTATGTTATCCCACTCTGCTTCACAGGTTATTCCGGCACGAGTTGGCAATAGGACACTAT contains:
- the LOC128243603 gene encoding uncharacterized protein LOC128243603 yields the protein MEVSGKRRDPDIDKGCGEKTQMEVSGKKRDPDLDKGCGEETQMEVSGRRRDPGLDKACGEETQMEVSGKRRDPDLDKGSADTTVYCQPCEEGGKRAVGYGFCQTCKEYMCDPCIEAHTMFKVSRNHIILSKEKMLSFYQAAKQVNICDTEYCKVHTNAMVKFYCPTHRSLSCGICVVFDHSSCKLDYIVDVTKEFVNGKEFIQLRLLINRADDLLSGSTTNVKELLDEVENHSKNEIERLIMFRAEINAYLDCRERELRDSMQKMKDEDVSQLNSLNTDCQSAKAELEAMMSELNSGKLSVHQRYMAARIVKMELPKILDEIEKMAGRMKIRKFRFKRDPETGRLLESKTPLGTVDIEGHVPDLATVTWKKKANIYVRTSLDRNSCFITGSTMLSPGLLLMTDRYNNSVKLVDVTTRAITSQLQLPDRPWDVCAIPDDQAAVTLPAKSMIQLFSSKGCQLSYGKQINVSCDCHGIVFMNNKLYVSYITNPRIEVMTIDGQIVTKFKNRIWKQLFRKPYYLTMSASTPPTIYVSDNGSNSVLQLSLDGKVLREYRDKQLRSPMSVVKVWPGHLLVCGEISLNLMLLTEGDGKMTEILRKIDGLSKPYSVAFCPHTRCLLVGMGSYDSLKVFKA